In Hyphomicrobium denitrificans ATCC 51888, the DNA window GTCCCTATCTGCCGTAGGTGTAGGAGAATTGAGAGGATCTGTCCTTAGTACGAGAGGACCGGGATGGACGCACCTCTGGTGGACCTGTTGTCGTGCCAACGGCACAGCAGGGTAGCTATGTGCGGACGGGATAACCGCTGAAGGCATCTAAGCGGGAAACCCACCTCAAAACGAGTTCTCCCTCGAGAGTCGTGGAAGACCACCACGTTGATAGGCCGGGTGTGGAAGCGCTGCAAGGCGTGTAGCTTACCGGTACTAATAACTCGATTGGCTTGATTGCTCTCATTTAGCAATGCTCATCGTTATCGCTCACGGAGCTGTTCCGCGCGTCTGCGCGGACTCCTTCGCTAGGGCGGCGCTCAGCGCCGGCGGCCCTTGGCCGCTCGAGCTTCGGCTCGAAGTGGCGACGAGCACGATGAGCGTAGGAATTAGAAAGAACAGACTACAGAAGTCATATGACGTCTCCGCTGACCTGGTGATTATGGCGGGGTGGCTGCACCCGATCCCATTCCGAACTCGGCCGTGAAACGCCCCTGCGCCGATGGTACTTCGTCTTAAGACGCGGGAGAGTAGGTCGTTGCCAGGTCTGCCGAGACGTCATGTGAATTTGCGCTTTCGGCTCCGTTCTGTGGAGCCGACTGGAAAGCGCAGTAGAAAGAAGTCAATCAGTGCACCCTCTATCGATCGAATTCAAACGCGCCGCTGTGCCTTGTGCCAGCGGCGCGTTTTTGTTTTCTGCATCAAATCCGATGGAATTATTCGATTGGGCGTTGGCCTGCGCATAACGCGCGGATCTGCGGTTCCGCGCTATCTCGCTGGCGTTGCTGTGTGCTTGAACGCAACGACTTTGCGGCTGTCGTTGCGCACTGCGCTGTAAGCAGGTTCGCGTGCTCCGCGATAACTTGGAACGTTTCCAATAACTTGAACTGCGACACGAGCGGTGAAAGCCGTGTGCTGGGTATTGTTCTTGACCGATTTTGTCGGCATAACGTCCGATAGAAAAACCTGATCTCGGGACCTTGAATCCTGACCTATTGGGAGTCGGCATGTCATTTCGCTCGATCGGGCGTTCGATCGCTAATCCTCTTTCCGCTTTTGCTCTTCTGTGCGTCGGCATGTTTGCTGCGTCCGCACTTCAACTTGTCGCTTTTTCTGCGCACGCTGCGGAAGAGCTCGAGATTGAGATCAAGATCAAGGATCACAAGTTCGATCCCGCAGCCATCAAGCTGCAAGCGGGTCAGCGTGCAAAGCTCATCGTCAAAAATCTCGATCCGACTCCGGAAGAGTTCGAAAGCAATGATATCGGCTTTGAAAAAATCATCGCTGGAAACAGCGAAGCGACGTTCCGTGTCAAACCTCTCGAACCAGGCACTTACATTTTCTTCGGGGAGTTTCACATGGATACCGCGCTCGGCCATATCCTCGTGGAATGAGGCTTAAATGCTCGCAGCTCTCGTCATCATTTTCCGTGAGGTTCTCGAAGCCGGTCTCATCATCGGCGTTGTGCTTGCGGCATCGCGCGGTGTGCCCGGTCGCAACAGCGCGGTCACGCTTGGAATTCTTGCCGGCATTGTCGGTTCAGCGATCGTCGCACTTTTTGCGACGCGAATTACCGACGCGTTCGACGGGCGCGGACAAGAACTTTTCGTCGCCGGCATTTTGCTTTTCGCGGTCGTGATGCTTGCGTGGCATGTCGTCTGGATGGCGGAGCATGCGCGCGAAATGACGCGCGAGTTGCGCCAGCTCAGCAGCGACGTAGTCGCGGGTAAGCAATCGCTGTTTGCTCTCGCTGCGGCAGTCGCAATCGCGGTCATGCGCGAGGGCAGCGAAGTCGTTCTGTTCATGACCGGCATCATCATGCAGGGCAAGGATACGGCCGGCGAACTTTTGTTCGGCTCGGCGATTGGATTGTTGCTTGGGGCCGTCGTGTCTCTGGCGCTGTATCTCGGACTCGCCGCCATCCCTCTGAAACGCATGTTCTCAGTGACCGGTGTTCTGGTGACGCTATTGGCTGCCGGGCTCGCGGCGTCGGC includes these proteins:
- a CDS encoding cupredoxin domain-containing protein, with amino-acid sequence MSFRSIGRSIANPLSAFALLCVGMFAASALQLVAFSAHAAEELEIEIKIKDHKFDPAAIKLQAGQRAKLIVKNLDPTPEEFESNDIGFEKIIAGNSEATFRVKPLEPGTYIFFGEFHMDTALGHILVE
- a CDS encoding FTR1 family iron permease gives rise to the protein MLAALVIIFREVLEAGLIIGVVLAASRGVPGRNSAVTLGILAGIVGSAIVALFATRITDAFDGRGQELFVAGILLFAVVMLAWHVVWMAEHAREMTRELRQLSSDVVAGKQSLFALAAAVAIAVMREGSEVVLFMTGIIMQGKDTAGELLFGSAIGLLLGAVVSLALYLGLAAIPLKRMFSVTGVLVTLLAAGLAASAVQQLSNAGFIEVLDTKIWDTSWLLSQDSWIGRVLHVLIGYMDRPTGLQIIAYAVTACTIFALAYWRGSPKPAQSSLSA